Proteins from a single region of Cystobacter fuscus DSM 2262:
- a CDS encoding LuxR C-terminal-related transcriptional regulator, whose amino-acid sequence MRSRRASSPFLSDVAEHVAPCGEHLSHLLPTKLSPPQTTSVLVARDAPLRKMDRGVGGKLVLVTAPLGWGKTTLLAQWYREACARRLFAWLSLDELDNAPERFFSYLVGAIRRAAPDFDAYIASPLDAQVELPLDHAMSVVLRSLWNLGRELVVVLDDFHVLREPALVRAFSYLLEHSPPHVHWVVASRSLPELGLAKLKLTEQLVMLDSRDLSLDGEAIRELGQRLCDTELAPDDVEYLRSRTEGWVAGVKLALLSVGEHANVGDALREAIGSNQDVARYLADAVLREQSEEVHEFLVLSSVVDQLNGELCNALLGITHGPALLANLERAQLFIQPLDAQRQWYRYHALFLDFLRTQLACDFGDRVPWLHRAASAWFAEHQRPDEALKHAFASGDRGWCLEITARCAEAWMREGEIASVLHWTEKLTTEEVIRSPALCVAHIACLILSRRYAQASCALRDARHHLATAHATSEPGRERLSRQLERLTLLHSILSGAAPGSGTELDAWPGHEDPDVFMAGVLLAAKAYQALRMNRFDAMRRLALSARETLRGLNSPFIDGYTDVLIALADRAQGNMKDAAERCEVAFAQANRGRRNPVWVNAATALANARYDQNRLDEAEALCTEVLPLLPQAPAFETCAMAYLVLVRIKSIRGKHTEAWQLLDYLHSVLECGHQTRFLAHVCGEKIRLGLMEQAPERMRVVAREFGLGERMRRGEWSERRFYDETWERLGLAQAWVLMARGRYGKAHALLETLRASAHDVGYVSRESALLAAIAVCHWRAGDPTAAFAALNRGFALVQRFGFTRGVLDETPGLQEVIVAAATQRKLSHVLPSRYTERFQDVLSAGRSEPHEFADPPSTPLEPLTERELQMLKLLAQGLSNQEISERSNVALSTTKWHLRNVFAKLDVTTRTAAIVKAQERLHRNL is encoded by the coding sequence ATGAGGAGTCGTCGTGCGTCATCGCCTTTCCTGTCGGACGTCGCGGAGCATGTGGCACCGTGCGGCGAACATCTCTCGCATCTGCTGCCGACGAAGCTCTCTCCGCCGCAGACGACGTCCGTGCTGGTGGCGCGTGACGCGCCGCTGCGGAAGATGGACCGGGGCGTCGGCGGAAAGCTGGTGCTGGTGACCGCGCCGCTCGGCTGGGGCAAGACGACGCTGCTGGCGCAGTGGTACCGCGAAGCGTGCGCGCGGCGGCTGTTCGCGTGGCTGTCGCTCGACGAGCTGGACAACGCGCCCGAGCGCTTCTTCTCGTATCTGGTGGGGGCCATCCGCCGGGCCGCGCCGGACTTCGACGCGTACATCGCGAGCCCGCTCGACGCGCAGGTGGAGCTTCCGCTCGATCACGCCATGTCCGTCGTGCTGCGCAGCCTGTGGAACCTGGGACGCGAGCTGGTGGTGGTGCTCGACGACTTCCACGTGCTGCGCGAGCCCGCGCTGGTGCGGGCCTTTTCGTACCTGCTCGAGCACTCGCCGCCGCACGTCCACTGGGTCGTCGCGTCGCGCAGCCTGCCCGAGCTGGGCCTGGCGAAGCTGAAGCTCACCGAGCAACTGGTGATGCTCGACAGCCGCGACCTGAGCCTGGATGGCGAGGCCATCCGCGAGCTGGGACAGCGCCTGTGTGACACCGAGCTCGCGCCCGATGACGTCGAGTACCTGCGCTCCCGCACCGAGGGGTGGGTCGCCGGCGTGAAGCTGGCGCTGCTGTCGGTGGGCGAGCACGCGAACGTGGGGGACGCGCTGCGCGAGGCCATCGGCTCCAACCAGGACGTGGCGCGCTACCTCGCGGACGCGGTGCTGCGCGAGCAGAGCGAGGAGGTGCACGAGTTCCTGGTGCTGAGCTCGGTGGTGGACCAGCTCAACGGGGAGCTGTGCAACGCGCTGCTGGGCATCACCCATGGCCCGGCGTTGCTGGCGAACCTCGAGCGGGCACAGCTCTTCATCCAGCCGCTCGACGCCCAGCGTCAGTGGTACCGCTACCACGCCCTGTTCCTCGACTTCCTGAGGACCCAGCTCGCGTGCGACTTCGGCGACCGCGTCCCCTGGCTGCATCGGGCGGCGAGCGCGTGGTTCGCCGAGCACCAGCGGCCGGACGAGGCGCTCAAGCACGCGTTCGCCTCCGGAGACCGGGGCTGGTGTCTCGAGATCACGGCGCGCTGCGCCGAGGCGTGGATGCGCGAGGGGGAGATCGCCTCCGTGCTCCACTGGACGGAGAAGCTGACGACGGAGGAGGTCATCCGCTCGCCGGCGCTCTGCGTGGCGCACATCGCGTGCCTCATCCTGTCCCGGCGCTACGCGCAGGCCTCTTGCGCGCTGCGGGACGCCAGGCACCACCTCGCGACCGCGCACGCCACGTCCGAACCGGGGCGCGAGCGGCTGTCGAGGCAGCTCGAGCGCCTCACGCTGTTGCACTCCATCCTGTCCGGCGCGGCCCCGGGCTCCGGCACGGAGCTGGACGCATGGCCGGGCCATGAGGACCCGGACGTCTTCATGGCGGGCGTGCTGCTGGCGGCGAAGGCCTACCAGGCGCTCCGGATGAACAGGTTCGATGCGATGCGCCGGCTCGCGCTGAGCGCGCGAGAGACACTACGGGGACTCAACAGCCCCTTCATCGATGGCTACACGGACGTCCTCATCGCGCTGGCGGACCGGGCGCAGGGGAACATGAAGGACGCGGCGGAGCGGTGCGAGGTGGCCTTCGCGCAGGCGAACCGTGGCCGGCGCAACCCGGTCTGGGTGAACGCGGCGACGGCACTGGCCAACGCCCGCTACGATCAAAACCGGCTCGACGAGGCCGAGGCGCTCTGCACCGAGGTGCTGCCACTGCTGCCGCAGGCGCCCGCGTTCGAGACCTGCGCGATGGCCTACCTCGTGCTGGTCCGAATCAAGTCCATCCGCGGCAAGCACACGGAGGCCTGGCAGCTCCTGGACTACCTCCACAGCGTCCTCGAGTGCGGTCACCAGACGCGCTTCCTCGCCCATGTCTGCGGCGAGAAGATCCGGCTCGGCCTGATGGAGCAGGCGCCGGAGCGCATGCGGGTGGTGGCGCGGGAGTTCGGCCTGGGCGAGCGCATGCGGCGCGGAGAGTGGAGCGAGCGGCGCTTCTACGACGAGACCTGGGAGCGGCTCGGGCTCGCGCAGGCGTGGGTGCTGATGGCGCGCGGGCGGTACGGCAAGGCGCACGCGCTGCTGGAGACGCTGCGAGCCAGCGCCCATGACGTGGGCTACGTGTCCCGGGAGAGCGCGTTGCTCGCGGCGATCGCGGTGTGTCACTGGCGAGCCGGAGATCCCACGGCGGCGTTCGCCGCGCTCAACCGCGGCTTCGCGCTGGTGCAGCGCTTCGGCTTCACCCGCGGCGTGCTCGACGAGACGCCGGGGCTGCAGGAGGTCATCGTCGCGGCCGCCACCCAGCGCAAGCTGAGCCACGTCCTGCCCTCCCGCTACACCGAGCGGTTCCAGGACGTGCTCTCGGCGGGGAGGAGTGAGCCGCATGAGTTCGCGGATCCGCCCAGCACGCCGCTCGAGCCGCTCACCGAGCGCGAGCTCCAGATGCTCAAGCTGCTCGCGCAGGGGCTGAGCAATCAGGAGATCAGCGAGCGCTCCAACGTGGCGCTCTCCACCACGAAGTGGCACCTGCGCAACGTGTTCGCCAAGCTCGACGTGACCACCCGCACCGCGGCCATCGTGAAGGCCCAGGAGAGGCTCCACCGGAACCTGTGA